The Mucilaginibacter terrae region CGATGCATGCCGGTGTGAACTGGTACCGTCATCATTTAAATGAGTTAAAAACCATTCAACCGGGGCAAACACGCCTGGCCTCTGCTTAAAACACAACTAAACCCCAACACATCTGCCGTGCAAAACACCATAGAAAAAGAATTACAGGAAATGGCCCTAAAGGTACGTGAGCACATTGTGCGCATGTCTACCGGTGGCGGCTGTTTCACCGGCGCGTCGCTTTCGGCCGTCGATTTAATTGTATACCTGTACAGCGAGTTTTTAAACGTGAACGCGCTTAACCTGTATAGCCCCGAGCGTGATTACCTCTTCCTGTCAAAAGGCCACGATGTGCCGGCCTTGTACGGCACCCTTGCCGAATTAGGGCTGCTGCAAAAAGACCGCCTGAAAAATCACCTCTCATTAGATGATTATATCTACTGGCATCCAAACACCCGTATTCCGGGTATTGAGTTCCATTCCGGCTCGCTGGGGCACCTGCCTTCGATTGCAGTTGGGGTAGCTATGGATATTAAAATTAGTGGCGGCGATAATAAAGTAGTTTGCATACTGGGCGATGGCGAGCTTAACGAGGGCACCTGCTGGGAAGCCATGCTGGTAGCCAATGCTTACAAATTGGATAACCTCATTTTTGTGGTAGACCGTAACCAGTTTCAGGCCAATGCACGCACCGAAGAGCTGATACCTTTAGAGCCAC contains the following coding sequences:
- a CDS encoding transketolase; translated protein: MQNTIEKELQEMALKVREHIVRMSTGGGCFTGASLSAVDLIVYLYSEFLNVNALNLYSPERDYLFLSKGHDVPALYGTLAELGLLQKDRLKNHLSLDDYIYWHPNTRIPGIEFHSGSLGHLPSIAVGVAMDIKISGGDNKVVCILGDGELNEGTCWEAMLVANAYKLDNLIFVVDRNQFQANARTEELIPLEPLADKFEAFGASVKRINGHDFNALSETFNAYPFEQGKVNVIIADTVRGKGLPSIQERADRWFCNFSAHEVEQLLLELHGNHYTQLTSETLVVR